One Penaeus monodon isolate SGIC_2016 chromosome 34, NSTDA_Pmon_1, whole genome shotgun sequence DNA segment encodes these proteins:
- the LOC119594569 gene encoding choline-phosphate cytidylyltransferase B-like isoform X1 (The sequence of the model RefSeq protein was modified relative to this genomic sequence to represent the inferred CDS: added 108 bases not found in genome assembly), translated as MSGMSRKRSHAEALVPAVDTSKEFSLAPVAPPLKKPTKGEKNSSARMRGSHHQALGGKATRLGGKAKRHPTAEKLDKFALMATICKPAPFTNDEEAIRDREACDYTQRITLEMARAGTAPRPIRVYADGIYDLFHQGHARQLMQAKNLFPNVYLIVGVCSDALTHSRKGRTVMSEDERYEAVRHCRYVDEVVPDAPWSLDDEFLDKHKIDFVAHDDIPYTTGSATDVYAHIKERGMFVTTERTEGVSTSDVVSRIVKDYDVYVRRNLARGYSAKDLNVSYINEKKYRLQNKIDDLKKKGKEMFEDIEGKKTDLISKWEEKSREFIDTFLMLFGRDGRLTQYLTEKKDSVMSALSPPSSPKAISQSSEDCNSPPAKSTKFDFSLRGGGSLVDDDYSDDEYEPASM; from the exons ACGAAAGGCGAGAAAAATTCGTCCGCCAGAATGAGGGGTTCCCATCACCAGGCCCTGGGTGGCAAAGCAACTCGGCTAGGG GGTAAGGCGAAACGTCACCCCACCGCAGAAAAACTTGACAAGTTTGCGCTGATGGCG ACGATTTGCAAACCTGCACCCTTTACAAACGACGAGGAGGCGATACGCGACAGAGAAGCCTGTGACTACACACAACGAATTACCCTTGAGATGGCAAGGGCTGGCACAGCTCCCCGGCCCATCAGGGTCTATGCAGATGGAATCTATGACCTCTTCCACCAGGGCCACGCGAGGCAGCTCATGCAGGCCAAGAATTTGTTCCCTAATGTATACCTCATTGTTGGAG TGTGCAGTGACGCCCTAACCCACAGTCGAAAGGGCCGCACGGTTATGTCGGAAGATGAGAGATACGAGGCTGTTCGTCACTGCCGTTATGTGGACGAAGTGGTGCCAGATGCCCCTTGGAGCTTAGATGACGAATTCTTGGATAAACACAAG ATTGATTTTGTGGCTCATGACGATATCCCATACACAACTGGCAGTGCTACCgatgtgtatgcacacatcaAAGAACGAGGCATGTTTGTGACAACAGAACGAACAGAAGGGGTGTCCACTAGTGACGTAGTGTCGAGGATTGTTAAGGATTATGACGTTTATGTCAGAAGAAATTTAGCTCGAGGATACAGTGCAAAGGATCttaatgtatcatatattaat GAGAAAAAGTACCGGCTACAAAATAAGATTGACGACCTCAAGAAGAAGGGCAAGGAAATGTTTGAGGATATTGAAGGCAAGAAGACCGACCTTATCAGCAAGTGggaggagaagagcagagagtTCATTGACACCTTCCTCATGCTCTTTGGCCGAGATGGGAGGCTCACCCAGTACCTCACTGAGAAGAAGGACTCCGTCATGagtgccctctcccctccctcatcccccaagGCCATCAGCCAATCCTCTGAAGATTGTAACAG cCCCCCAGCCAAGTCCACCAAGTTCGACTTCTCGCTGCGCGGTGGCGGATCGTTGGTGGACGACGATTACTCTGATGACGAATACGAACCTGCGTCCATGTGA
- the LOC119594569 gene encoding choline-phosphate cytidylyltransferase B-like isoform X2 (The sequence of the model RefSeq protein was modified relative to this genomic sequence to represent the inferred CDS: added 108 bases not found in genome assembly), translating into MSGMSRKRSHAEALVPAVDTSKEFSLAPVAPPLKKPTKGEKNSSARMRGSHHQALGGKATRLGTICKPAPFTNDEEAIRDREACDYTQRITLEMARAGTAPRPIRVYADGIYDLFHQGHARQLMQAKNLFPNVYLIVGVCSDALTHSRKGRTVMSEDERYEAVRHCRYVDEVVPDAPWSLDDEFLDKHKIDFVAHDDIPYTTGSATDVYAHIKERGMFVTTERTEGVSTSDVVSRIVKDYDVYVRRNLARGYSAKDLNVSYINEKKYRLQNKIDDLKKKGKEMFEDIEGKKTDLISKWEEKSREFIDTFLMLFGRDGRLTQYLTEKKDSVMSALSPPSSPKAISQSSEDCNSPPAKSTKFDFSLRGGGSLVDDDYSDDEYEPASM; encoded by the exons ACGAAAGGCGAGAAAAATTCGTCCGCCAGAATGAGGGGTTCCCATCACCAGGCCCTGGGTGGCAAAGCAACTCGGCTAGGG ACGATTTGCAAACCTGCACCCTTTACAAACGACGAGGAGGCGATACGCGACAGAGAAGCCTGTGACTACACACAACGAATTACCCTTGAGATGGCAAGGGCTGGCACAGCTCCCCGGCCCATCAGGGTCTATGCAGATGGAATCTATGACCTCTTCCACCAGGGCCACGCGAGGCAGCTCATGCAGGCCAAGAATTTGTTCCCTAATGTATACCTCATTGTTGGAG TGTGCAGTGACGCCCTAACCCACAGTCGAAAGGGCCGCACGGTTATGTCGGAAGATGAGAGATACGAGGCTGTTCGTCACTGCCGTTATGTGGACGAAGTGGTGCCAGATGCCCCTTGGAGCTTAGATGACGAATTCTTGGATAAACACAAG ATTGATTTTGTGGCTCATGACGATATCCCATACACAACTGGCAGTGCTACCgatgtgtatgcacacatcaAAGAACGAGGCATGTTTGTGACAACAGAACGAACAGAAGGGGTGTCCACTAGTGACGTAGTGTCGAGGATTGTTAAGGATTATGACGTTTATGTCAGAAGAAATTTAGCTCGAGGATACAGTGCAAAGGATCttaatgtatcatatattaat GAGAAAAAGTACCGGCTACAAAATAAGATTGACGACCTCAAGAAGAAGGGCAAGGAAATGTTTGAGGATATTGAAGGCAAGAAGACCGACCTTATCAGCAAGTGggaggagaagagcagagagtTCATTGACACCTTCCTCATGCTCTTTGGCCGAGATGGGAGGCTCACCCAGTACCTCACTGAGAAGAAGGACTCCGTCATGagtgccctctcccctccctcatcccccaagGCCATCAGCCAATCCTCTGAAGATTGTAACAG cCCCCCAGCCAAGTCCACCAAGTTCGACTTCTCGCTGCGCGGTGGCGGATCGTTGGTGGACGACGATTACTCTGATGACGAATACGAACCTGCGTCCATGTGA